Proteins encoded within one genomic window of Acaryochloris marina S15:
- a CDS encoding IS630 family transposase — protein MLAQFKLRFTQSTRKKIEAKLRQAYGSQNLRLVKRISALLQLGQGGSVAQVAETLALGEQTIRDYLHAFLKRGIASFRYKASQGRRSKLTPRQRQQLKSWIKAGPLKAGYECGCWSALMVQDLIAKRFNVSYHPHYVSTLLRNLGFSFQRARFVAAHLNEAKRQEWMTHKWPEILRLSAAKDALILFGDEASFAQWGSLSYTWSLRGDQPTLPTSGKRKAYKVFGLIDYHSGQFFYQGQTGRFNSEGYTAFLTQVLQQTHKHIILIQDGARYHTSKATKQFFDQQSARLTPFQLPTYSPDFNPIEFLWKKLKNAAHTYGSSSNLMT, from the coding sequence CTCGCACAATTCAAACTGCGCTTTACCCAATCAACACGCAAAAAGATTGAAGCTAAACTGCGCCAGGCATACGGGAGTCAGAATTTACGTCTGGTCAAACGTATTAGTGCTTTATTGCAGCTTGGTCAAGGTGGTTCAGTGGCACAGGTAGCTGAAACATTGGCACTAGGCGAACAAACGATCAGGGATTATCTGCATGCATTTCTAAAACGAGGTATCGCTAGCTTTAGATACAAAGCGTCTCAAGGACGTCGCAGCAAACTCACTCCACGGCAACGACAACAGCTCAAGTCATGGATTAAAGCAGGTCCGCTCAAAGCTGGATACGAGTGTGGTTGTTGGAGTGCATTAATGGTTCAAGACCTGATTGCGAAACGCTTCAATGTTTCCTATCATCCCCATTATGTGAGTACTCTACTGAGGAACTTAGGCTTTTCATTTCAAAGAGCACGGTTTGTTGCAGCTCATCTCAATGAAGCCAAGCGACAAGAATGGATGACACACAAATGGCCTGAGATTTTGCGTTTATCAGCAGCCAAAGATGCCCTAATTTTATTTGGGGATGAGGCCAGTTTTGCGCAGTGGGGGTCGTTAAGCTACACCTGGAGTCTTCGTGGAGACCAGCCAACATTGCCCACCAGTGGTAAACGGAAGGCTTACAAGGTGTTTGGATTAATTGATTATCATTCTGGTCAGTTCTTCTATCAAGGTCAGACGGGACGCTTCAATTCTGAAGGGTATACTGCTTTTCTAACTCAAGTACTCCAGCAGACTCACAAGCATATTATTCTCATTCAGGACGGGGCTAGATATCACACCAGTAAAGCAACTAAGCAGTTCTTTGACCAGCAATCCGCTCGCCTTACTCCTTTCCAATTACCCACATATTCTCCTGACTTCAACCCAATTGAATTCTTGTGGAAGAAACTCAAAAACGCAGCACACACCTACGGTTCTTCAAGCAATTTGATGACTTAG